The DNA sequence AGAAAGCCCTGTTGAAGTTGGTCAAACTTATGAGCTTCGTGTTGTTAACATCAACGCTGGTGAGCGTAAGATTGGTTTAAGCTTGAAGCTTGAAGAAACAAAAGAAGAGCAACAGCATCATCAAGCACCTGCTCCAAAACAACAGCAACAACAGCAACAACAGCCTAAGAAAAAAGCGCCAAAAGTAGAAGAAGACGACTATGTCGATCAAAAAGCTTCTATGGCGCCTCGTATGAAATCTTCGTTGCAAATCGAGCTTGAAAAGCATGCAGCTCGTCAACAAGATGAATCATACGGTGAAGAAAAAGAAAACAAAAAGAAAAAATCAAGAAAATAATCGAAGCGAGTTAAAACATGGAACAAACATTTGCGATTATTAAGCCTCATGCGGTTGCAGAAAACAATAGCGGTAAAATCATTGATATGATTGAAGCGGCTGGTTTTAAAATTGTGCGTCTTGATAAAATTACAATGACTAAAGCGCAAGCTGATGACTTGTATGTTGAGCACAAAGAAAGATCTTTTTACAACGGTATGGTAGCAACAATGACATCATCTCCAGTGATTGTTATGAAACTACAAAAAGACGGCGCTGTTTTAGCATGGCGTGATTTGATGGGTGCAACAAACCCAGCAAGCGCACAGGCTGGCACAGTTCGTGCTTTGTTTGGCAAAAGCTTAGATGAAAATGCAGCTCACGGTTCAGACTCTTTAACGAGTGCTGCACGTGAACTGAAAATATTTTTTGGTGGTTGCTGTTAGGCAATTACTTATAAAGTGATTTCAAAGAAAAGGGTGCTATCTTAGCACCCTTTTCTTTTTGATCTTAAATTTAAAATTATATTGTTTGAGTCTACTTTGGAAAGTTTTTTAAAGTAGAGATGTAGTATAACTTTTAAAAAAAATTACTAAAAATTCCAGATTTCGTCCTGCCCATCTAGGTGAGATTTGATTTCAAATCCGCCTTCTTTTTTCAAGAACCAGAAGTTGCAAGCACCATAAACCGTTAGATTATTTTCTTGCGCAAACTCTACCACAGCTTCTCTAACAGTTGTCAGTAGCCAGTCGTCTCCACAAACAATGCCGTGCTCGCCAGCAAGAGGGAAATACAAATACATATCCATTAATACGCCTTCTGTTTCATGATCACCATCGATATAAATTAAGTCAAAATACTTAATGTTTTTTGTGATCGTTGAAACTGCATCTTGTGATTTTTGTTTTATTGGTGTGATTTTATTTTCTAGTCCGCTTGAAACAATATTGCTTAAAAACTGTTCATACATTCCTGCGAAATATGCCCAATCGTCAATGGCAAATAGATTTCCATTTTCTGGAAGAAGTGATCCAATGTGTCGTGTTGAAACACCAAAATAGGATCCAATTTCTACGACGTTAACGATGTCATTGTGCTCAAAAAGTTTGTGCATAAACGCAGCATTAAAATACATACCAAACGGATTGAAAGGAAGAACTTTTTTTAGTGTTGAGTATGGATGTGGAAGCGTTTGAATTTCTGATAAAGATAGCGGCATGGCTGTGATGTTTTCAATATGTTTTTTGTAGTATGGAAAATATTTAATGTAATCTTCTTTTACGAAACGCTCTTTACCCCAGCTTGTTTCATATGAGACATTTGCGTCATTTCCATTGTATCCAATGTTATATGTATTGATTATGCTTGGAAGTGTAGATATTGATAGCATTATAAATAGGCTGCGACTTGTCATTTAATTCCTTGTTTTGTGATAATAATAATGAAGATAACAGCAAAAGAACAAAAAAGTGTCAAGGTTTTTGCCAAGATATTTGGCATTGTTTTTTAATAAAATATTGATATTAAAGGTTTCTATGTTTCGATTTAGCTTGCTTGTTACGATGTTTGCTCTGTTTTCTTTGAACACCTCCTCTACTTTGTATACAAAGTCAGCCTGTATTATTATTCATGGAACTTGGGCAAAGGATGAATCTTGGTACAAGCCACATGGAGACTTTTTTAAATCGGTTCAAAGTTGCAATTTTGAGTTGGGACTTGTTGATGAAATAGTTTCATTTTCGTGGTCTGGAAAATTAGGGTACCTTGCCCAAGTTGAGGCGGCTCAAGAATTAGCAAAAAAAATCGAAGTTTATGATTTTGTAATTTTGATAGGACATAGTCACGGCGTTACAGTTGGAATCCTTGCCTCAAAAATTATAGCTCAAAGTATTTCAAGGAGGATTAATTTCTTTAAAGTCGCTAAATTTTACGCACTGGGGTGTCCTGTTGACATGACAAGAGAAATCTATCCCGATATGTCAGTTGTTGGTAAGTTTTACAACTTATTTTCGTTTGGAGACTATGTTCAGCCAATTAATCTTTCTTGCGATCGTTGCTTTGCTCAAAGTGATCGAATTGTGAACATTTCGGTTATGTTTCAAAAAGAGCATCCAAATCATAGCCAGCTACATCACCCTTCGATTGCAAAAAATATTTTAAAAATAGAAGAGTATTTTTCTAATAAAAAATTACAAAATTTTGAAAAATTTACCTTTAATTTTCCAGGGATGATATCTTTTTTTGATCATGAGTTACCTGTTTATGAAATTCAACATGATCAAAAAAGGTTGCTTGATTTAGATAAAAAAGTTCATTGGTTGGCAACCATGGCCTTTTTCAGGACGCAAAAAACAGACAAAGGTGGTGAGCTTTAGCTTTATTGGCTAATTGATCTAGAAGGCCTGTTGCTTTGTATACATTGATTACTGGTTTTACAATGGATATTTGGTTTTTATTGTATTTCTTGTATTTATATGATTTTGAAAAATATAAAAAATATTGATTTACAAAAATGAGCATGTTAGTGAATTTAGAGGATATGAAATCATTTTATAAAAAGGAGAGTCTGTGAAAATTATTTCAGTAATGAATCAAAAGGGTGGCGTTGGAAAAACAACCACATCTGTAAATTTAGCAGCTGGCCTTGTGCGCGCTGGCAAGCAAGTTTTACTTATTGATGCAGATTTGCAGGGTAACGCAACATCGGCACTTGGTGTAGTTTGTAAGCAAAAAAATGATGTTGAGTGTGATCTGTTTGCGCTTTTAACAAACCAATGTAATATACAAGACGCGCTAATTTCTAGAGAAATAAAAAACAAAAATAAAAAAATGACTCTTGATCTTATCCCTGCAACTATTGCACTTTCTGGATTTGATCAGCTTGTTCGTGCTATTCCAAATAAACAGCTTCTTTTAAAACAAATGCTCCAAGATGTTGATGCGTATTATGATTATGTTTTAATCGATTGCCCGCCAAGCCTTGGCCTCATGACTATAAACGCTCTTGTGGCAAGTGATGAAGTTTTGATCCCTGTTCAGCCAGAATTTTTTGGGCTGCAAGGAGTTTCTCAGCTTATGGACACTATCGACAGCTTGCAAAAAAGTATGAATCCACAGCTTGCAATTTGTGGAGTAGTTTGCACTCGATTCAATCGTAGAAATATTCATAATGAAGTACTTTCGTGCTTGCAAGATAAGTTTGAAAAAGGTTTATTTGCTACTAAAATTCATGAAAACATTGCTGTTGCCGAAGCCCCAAGCTTTGGAAAAACTATCTTTGAATACAATGAAAACTGTTCAGGAAGCTATGACTATGATTTGCTGAGCAAAGAGTTTATTAATCGAGATATTAAAAATATGGCAATGCCTGTAATTAAAGAAAAAATGCTTGAAAGATAAGGGATCGTCATGAAAAAAAGATTGGGCACAATTCCAAAAGGCCTTGAGTGGATTTCTGAGCAGCCAGATGGAAAAGCTAAGACTATGCCACTGTTTAAAAATAGTTTCGATTATGCTATTCCTGCTGCAAAAAGAGGGCTACAGGAAGATTTAATTCGCGCAACGTTTATACTTAAACAGGAGTATCTTGAGAAAATTAAATCGCATGCCTACTGGGAGCGCTTACAAATAAAAGATGTATTTGATGAAATGTGCGAGCAGTTTTTTAAAGATAAAAAAGTTAGATCTATTCCAGAAAAACGAAAATAAAATTAGCATGAATCTTTTTTAGATTTTTTGAGTTAAAATACTAAAGAGGCATGAGTCAGATAGACTCATGCCTCTTTTTGTTAAAGCTGATCAGGTCTTTATTTTGATTGAAAATAAAGATTATTTTTTTGAATCAGAAAGATATGTAAAACGAAGCCATATCCATACTGGAATTAAATAATACAGCGGATTTAAATTTAGCCAAAAAGAATACCAACCTATTTGAGCATTTCTTATTGTTGGACAATTCCAAAGAAACAATACAAATGCACTAATAGCCAAAAATGCAACAAGGGTAGATGTTTTTTCAGAGTAGTTATTCATAGTCGGCTTCATCGTCTTCATCATCTTCAGGTTGTGGCTCTTCAGGTTCAATTACAGCGTGCTTACTTTTGTATTGTTTAGAAATTTTATCTAGAATTCCATTTACAAATTTATAAGCATCTTTTTCAGAAAAGCATTTTGCAAGCTCAATTGCTTCATTTAGAATAATGTTGTGCGAGGTCTGCGTATATAAAATTTCCCAAATTGCATAGCGCAAAACAAGAAGAGTGCATTTTCCGATACGTTCAAATTTCCAGTTTTCTAAAAATGGAATAAGCGTATTGTCTAGCTCTTGTTTGTGCTGAGTAATTCCAACAACGGTATTTACAATATCCCCATTTAATGGAATATCCGTTTCGTATTCGCTATTTAATTTTTCAGCAACGCTACTAGCCGAAACTTCATAATCTAATGCATCAACTGCATATAAAATATGAAACACGAGCGATCTAACTTTGCGCCTAGACTGAATAACTTGATCAAGTGTTTCACAAGCATTTTCTGGCTGAGGTATAGGATTTTCTATAGGTGCGGGCTTATCATTTTCCATTATTTATTAATCCGCTCAATATATTCTTTGGTTCGTGTGTCAACTTTTAAAATGTCGCCTTCTTTGATAAACAAAGGTGCAAGGATGGTAACTCCCGTTTCTAAAACGATTGGCTTTGTTGCACCACCTTGAGCAGTGTTTCCTTTAAGTCCAGGAGGTGCATCTGTTACGAGCAGGTCCATAAACATTGGAGGGGTAACCGCAATTGGCTTATTTTGAAAATACATGATGTTGTAAGATTCTTGTTCTTTTAAGAAATCCATAGCTTCTTCAATTTGATTTTTATTAAAAGCGTATTGTTCGTAAGAAGCAAGATCCATAAAATGATAGATTGTATCTTCATTATAAAGATATTGCATATCTTTGTACTCTAGTCCTGGATCTTCGAATTTTTCACCAGATCTAAATGTTTCTTCTCGAATTAATCCAGTGATCATGTTTTTCATTTTTGTTTTGATGTATGCTCCACCTTTTCCTGGTTTTACCGAGATAAATTCGATAACCATGTAAGGTTCATTTTGGAAGAGGATTCTTTTGCCTCTTTTGAAATCTGTTGTTGAAATCATATGGATGAACTCCTTGCCAAACGCGCTCTAATCATTTTTATACTTCTATA is a window from the Candidatus Dependentiae bacterium genome containing:
- a CDS encoding AAA family ATPase; amino-acid sequence: MKIISVMNQKGGVGKTTTSVNLAAGLVRAGKQVLLIDADLQGNATSALGVVCKQKNDVECDLFALLTNQCNIQDALISREIKNKNKKMTLDLIPATIALSGFDQLVRAIPNKQLLLKQMLQDVDAYYDYVLIDCPPSLGLMTINALVASDEVLIPVQPEFFGLQGVSQLMDTIDSLQKSMNPQLAICGVVCTRFNRRNIHNEVLSCLQDKFEKGLFATKIHENIAVAEAPSFGKTIFEYNENCSGSYDYDLLSKEFINRDIKNMAMPVIKEKMLER
- a CDS encoding class I SAM-dependent methyltransferase; its protein translation is MTSRSLFIMLSISTLPSIINTYNIGYNGNDANVSYETSWGKERFVKEDYIKYFPYYKKHIENITAMPLSLSEIQTLPHPYSTLKKVLPFNPFGMYFNAAFMHKLFEHNDIVNVVEIGSYFGVSTRHIGSLLPENGNLFAIDDWAYFAGMYEQFLSNIVSSGLENKITPIKQKSQDAVSTITKNIKYFDLIYIDGDHETEGVLMDMYLYFPLAGEHGIVCGDDWLLTTVREAVVEFAQENNLTVYGACNFWFLKKEGGFEIKSHLDGQDEIWNF
- the nusB gene encoding transcription antitermination factor NusB, yielding MENDKPAPIENPIPQPENACETLDQVIQSRRKVRSLVFHILYAVDALDYEVSASSVAEKLNSEYETDIPLNGDIVNTVVGITQHKQELDNTLIPFLENWKFERIGKCTLLVLRYAIWEILYTQTSHNIILNEAIELAKCFSEKDAYKFVNGILDKISKQYKSKHAVIEPEEPQPEDDEDDEADYE
- the ndk gene encoding nucleoside-diphosphate kinase; translation: MEQTFAIIKPHAVAENNSGKIIDMIEAAGFKIVRLDKITMTKAQADDLYVEHKERSFYNGMVATMTSSPVIVMKLQKDGAVLAWRDLMGATNPASAQAGTVRALFGKSLDENAAHGSDSLTSAARELKIFFGGCC
- the efp gene encoding elongation factor P is translated as MISTTDFKRGKRILFQNEPYMVIEFISVKPGKGGAYIKTKMKNMITGLIREETFRSGEKFEDPGLEYKDMQYLYNEDTIYHFMDLASYEQYAFNKNQIEEAMDFLKEQESYNIMYFQNKPIAVTPPMFMDLLVTDAPPGLKGNTAQGGATKPIVLETGVTILAPLFIKEGDILKVDTRTKEYIERINK